The Thermotoga neapolitana DSM 4359 sequence TTCCACTCAAAAGGGGGAATGACGGTTTTTTCCTCTGAACCGTCGGAAAAAGACCAGTCTTTCAGTTTTTCTTTCCTTGAGATGGTGTAGGGAACCATTTCTGAAAGCATTCTCCACAGTTTTCCCTTCACACTGAAAGCCCCCTGTCATTCTCTACACCACTTCATCACTTTTTCCACGGGAATTGTGGCAAGGGCGATGCAGTTGTCCGCTGCTCCGTAGTACACGTAGTAGTAGCCGTTGTATTCTATCATCGCATCGCTGAAGACCACGTTTGGAACGCCGCCGAATTTTTCCCAGTCTTCTTCTGGCTCAAGGATCGGCTCTTTCGATCTCTTTATCACCTTTGTGGGATCCTCCAGGTCAAGCAGCATGAAACCAAGGCGATAGATTGGCCGGGAGGTTCCCGTGTTTTGAACACCATGGTACAGGACAAGCCAGCCGTACTCGGTCTTTATCGGAGGGGCACCAACTCCTATCTTCAGGTCATCCCACATTCCCTGACGAGGAGATGCGATCTTCACGAAGTTGTCCCAGTGTACAAGATCGTCTGAGAAGGCAAGCCACATATCAGGTGGTATTCTGTGGAACATGACGTACTTTCCGTTGATCTTCTCCGGAAACAGAGCGGCATCCTTGTTGTCTATGTCCGGTATCACAACCCCATATCTTTTCCAGGTGATGAAGTTCTTTGTCGATGCCATGGCGATTCTCACGCCACGAGGCGAATAGGCAGTGTAGACCATGTAATATTCATCACCAATTTTCGTGATCCTGGGATCTTCCACTCCGTAGAGCTCGTCGTCACTCTTTGGTGAGAAAACGGGCTTTTCGAACTTGTTGAAGTGGATTCCGTCGGTGCTCACAGCGTAGCCAATCCTTGATACCATGTCCTCTCCCTGGGCTCTGTAGAGCATGTGGAAGAGTTCTCCGTCGTACACCACAGCCGGGTTGAAAACAAAGCGGCTTTCCCAGAGAAAGTACGGAGAAGGTTCCAGAATGGGATTCGCCGGGTGTCTTTCGAGTTTGAGTTCCATGCTCTCCCTCCTCTACTTGAAAGACATAGAGATTCCCTGCAAGAATTGCTTTCTGAAGATCAAAAAGATAAGAACCATGGGTATCGTCTGAATCACAGACCCTGCCATCAGCGGACCAACGTAGGCGGCGTACTCATGGTTGAAGGTGGCCAGAAGAACAGAAAGCGGCATTTTATTGTAGTCTTTCACCACCATGAGGGGCCAGAGGAAGTTGTCCCAGATTCCTATGAATGTGAAAAGACCCACGATAGAGAGGGTGCTTCTCGAGAGGGGAATCATCACTTTAAATATTATCCACAAGGTGCTCGCACCGTCAATCTTTGCAGCTTCTATGTAATCCTGTGGAATCGTTTTGTAGGACTGCGTGATCATAAAAAGACCCCACGCACTCATGAGAAAGGGAACGATCATGGCCGGGTAAGTATTGTAAAGGCCAAGTTTTCTTATCAACACAAAGAGAGGAATGATGAACATGAACCCCGGAAAGAGCATCTGAAAGATAATGAAGTTGAATACGGCATTGCTTCCTTTGAATCTGAGTTTTGCCAGACCGTATCCGATTATTGCAGAGGTCAGGACCACAGAAAGAGTCACAGTGACCGTGACAAAGACACTGTTCAGGAAAGCCCTCAGAAAGGGTCGTTCCATCTTTTCTGCCATTGTGAATATGTATTCGTAATGTTCAAGAGTTATTCTTGTTGGAAAGAACCTCGTGAAGATCTCTTCTGCTGGTTTTATCGATGAGAGAAACAGCCAGATATATGGATAGATCCATATCAAAGCAAGGACCAACATCACCCCGTGGAAGATAACCTCCTTAACCTTCTTCATACTATGGTCACCTCTTTTTCAATGACCTTTCTGATGAAGATGACTATCGAGAAGTTTATGAGAGCGGTCATGACCGCTATGGTTGTCGCGTAACTGGGATTTATCCTCTGAAAGGCGGTGTTGTACATGTAAAGCATGAACGTGAGAGTTCTGTTCATGGGACCTCCACCCGTGATCATGTATGGTTCGGTGAATATACCAAAGGAGAGGTTCACAGCCAGAATCAAAACCGTCACGATGGCAGGATTCAGGAGAGGAAGTGTGATCTTCCAGAATCTGATCCATGGAGTTGCACCATCCAGCTCTGCTGCTTCATATATGGACTTTGGAATGGCTTGAAGTCCTGAGTAAAGAATGAGGCCGTAGTATCCAACGAACTTCCAGGTGACCATGATGGCTATTGTCAGCATTGCAAGCTGTGGATCGGTGAACCACGGTATCGTGATACCGAAGGTGTTGTACAGGAACCTGTTTATCGGTCCCACCTCTGAAAAGATCCTCTGGAACATAATGGAGTAGGCAACACCTGAAGAGACATAAGCGACTAAGAAGCTGAGAGTCACAAAGGTTTTGAAATATTTCATTCTGTTCAGAGCGAGTGCAAACAGGATAGAAGCAACGAACACCATGGGGATGAAGTAAGAAAGAAAGTTCATCGTGTTCAGAAAAACTCTCCAGAACATCTTGTCTTCAAAGATCCGGAAGAAGTTCTGAAGGCCAATGAATCTGGGAGATCCCACGAACTTCCATTTGGAAAAAGCAAGAATCAACATCCAGACGAACGGATAGCCCCAAAATATCGCCGTGTAGAGAAGATATATCGATATCAAACTCCAACCCAATCCCGCTTCCTTCTTTTTTAGCGACATTCTATCCCTCCTGATGAAAAAGGTGAGGGGATGTCCCCCTCACCAGAGAAGTGCGTTGATCTCTTCGACGGCTCTTTTCAGTGCTTCTTCGGGGGTGGCTTTCAGGTACATGAGAGGCTCAATCAGGTACGTGGTCATGGTGTTTTGGACATCAATCGTGTTGGTGATCAGTGCTGGAGGAACAGCGTATGCAACCGCTTCTGCTATCTTTGCAAAGTATGGATCCTTCATGTACTCGGCAAACACAGGATTCGTTCCAAGATCTTCTCTGGCTGGCGGCATGTGGGTGAGTTCGATCCATCTTGCATCGTTTTGGGCATTGGAGAAGACCCATTTGATGAACTCGAACGCTTCTTTCTTATATTTGCAGTGTTTGAACATCACAAGTCCCTTGGTATCGGCGAACGTGTAGACAGGTTTGTCTTCGGGATAGTTGTCTGGAACAGGAGGAGGTGTCATCACTATGTGTGGGTAGACGTCGGGATAGTGCTCTTTCGTGTAGCTCAGATGCCACGGTCCCATGATCTGGCCAAGGATCGTGCCGTTTTCAAATGGATCCTGTCCCAGATCTACAGCAGTCCAACTGTTCTTGAAGAGAGTGTAGATAAACTCAGCAACGGCCTTTCCGTACTCATTGTCGAAAACTGCTTTTCCGTTTTCGATGTAGGGTTTTCCGCCGCTTGCTGCGTAGTAGAACGTGATGAAATCAAACCATCTGTCCCACCAGTTTCTTCCGGCTACGGCTCTTATAACGTACCTTTCCTTGGGAACGACCCATTTTCTGGCTACTTCGTAAACTTCAGAGTAAGTTCTTGGAGGCTTCTCGTAACCTAGTTCCTTCAAAAGATCTCCTCTCCACCAGAAGAGCATCGGGTTAGAGTAAATGGGGATCACGTAGTAGTGTCCGTTGAGTTTCCAGCCTTCGAGTATGTTTCTCATTTTCCTTGCGTCTGCAAGTTTCCAGAACTCTTCTCCGAACTCCTCATCGAAGGCAACCAGAACATCCAGTTCCTCTGCAAGTTGAGCTGCAAAACCACTGAAGATGTTGGTACAGATATCGGGGGCGTTTCCGGCAGCGATGGCGTTCAGGATGGCCTCCTCAGAACTTCCTGCCGCTGGTATGACGGACCATTCGATCTGAACATCCGGATGCTCTGCGTTCCACTTTTCAACGAGGGCTTTCCAGAAGGCTTCCTGGTTTGGATTTGGAGCCGTCCAGAACACGATCTTTTTGACATCAGCGAGTGCAAAGACCGAAAGAGCTACCAGAGTGATGAAAAGAACCCTTTTCCACATAAAGATCCCTCCTCTATAGAAGGTTGAAGTCATTTTGTGCTTTTTCTCTTTACAAACTGAGTGAAGACAAGTGTTCGAAGAGGATGGGGATTCACCTTTGTCAACAATTCGTGTAAGCGCTTACATGCAACACAACCCATTTCGTATTTGAACACCCTCAAAGTGGTCAGCGGTGGATCGAAATTTTCTGCGTCAACAATATCGTCGAAACCTACAACGGAAACGTCATCTGGAATTTTCAAGCCATGTTCTTTGAGTCGTTTGATCACCCAGAAGGCAATGCTGTCGTTGGATGTAAAAATGGCCTCGGGTATTCCGTAAGAGTTCAGCATTATATCTACAATTTTTCTTGTACCTTCTTCTGTATCATCGCATTCATAAAAACGAGGCATCAGACCGGCTTTTTCCATGGCGTCTTTGTAACCGTCGTATCTCATCTTGAAACCATACGGTTGAAGCGGTCCGTGAATGTGTACGATCTTTTTGAACCCTCTGGATATGAGGTAATTCGTTGCGTAAACAGCACCGTCGTATCCATCACTTATCACACAATCCACTCTTTCACCGGGTATGTAATGATCCACGAGAACAAAGGGTTTCTTCTCGGATTTCGCCTCTCTTATGAACTCTCTTGTGACGTCTCCACCAACGAATATGTATCCATCTGTGTCGGTGTACTTTGAAAATTCCTCGAGAAATTTCAATTCCACTTTTATCCCCAGTTTCTCACAATTTTCCTCTATGGCTTTTATTATCACTCCGTAGAACTCACCGAGAATACCGCTGGTTTGAAGGGGCGAAAGAATTCTTTTGCTGGCGAAAATATAAGCGTGGAACAGTTTTCCCTTCGAAGCGAGGATTTTCGCCGAGATTTCTGGCCTGTATCCGAGTTCTTCTATTGCTTTCCAGACTCTGTATCTGGTTCTTTCAGAAACGTACCCTGATCCGTTTATCACCCGTGAGACCGTGGCGATGGAAACTCCTGCAAGTTTTGCAACATCTTCTATTGTTGGCAATCTCTACACCTCCTGTAAGCGCTTACATAACCTTTATACAAAAAATGCCCATGTTAAATCAAGCTCCATTTTTTGCAAATATCTGTCAATATATCCAAACAGGAGAAATTATTCCGTTTTATGATCAAAAATCGCAATTTTACAAAAAAAAAAATAAAAGCCCCCTTGCGGGGGCTTTTTTATTTTGCGTAAGCAACGCTTCTTTTTTCTCTTATGACCACTACCTTAAGCACACCTGGATATTCTAGTTCCTCCTCTATCTTCTTTGAGATGTCGTAAGCGAGTTTTTCGGCGAGTGCATCGTCCACCTTGTCCGGTTCAACTATCACCCTTATTTCTCTTCCCGCCTGAATAGCGTATGCCTTTTCAACATACTTGAAGCTCTTTGCAATTTCCTCGAGTTTCATGAGTCGCTTGATGTAATTTTCCAGGCTTTCTCTTCTTGCACCTGGTCTTGCGGCAGACAGTGCATCGGCGGCTGCCACGAGCACCGCTTCTGGTGTTCTTGGATCTTCTTCTCCGTGGTGACTGAGTATCATGTTGATGATGTCTTCTTTTTCACCGTATCTTCTGGCAAGTTCTGCCCCTATGGTGGTGTGTGATCCTTCGAGTTCCTGATCCACCGCTTTTCCTATGTCGTGGAGCAGTCCACCTCTTCTTGCTTTGTCGGCATTCAAACCGAGTTCCGAAGCCATGTAGCCAGCAAGAAGAGCCACCTCTATGGAATGGTTCAAAACGTTCTGACCGTAACTTGTTCTGTATTTGAGTTTTCCAAGGAGTTTCACGAGTTCCGGATGGAGTCCCATAACTCCTGCTTTGAATGTGGCTTCCTGTCCTGCCTCCTTTATGGCCTTCTCAACTTCCTGTTTTGCCTTTTCGTACATCTCCTCTATCCTTGCAGGATGTATCCTCCCATCTGCTACGAGTTTTTCCAGAGTGATGCGGGCGATCTCCCTTCTGAGTGGATTGAAACAGGAAAGCACAACCACTTCTGGTGTGTCGTCTATTATCAGATCGACGCCTGTGATCTTCTCAAAGGTCCTGATGTTTCTTCCTTCCCTTCCTATGATTCTCCCTTTCATATCATCGGATGGAAGAGAAACGGTGGAAACGGTGATTTCTCCCACGTAATCCGGCGCGTATCTTTGTACGGCAAACGCTATGACCTTCTTTGCTTCTTTTTCGGCCTCCTCTTCTACCTGCTCTTTCATTTCTTTGTAGAGCTTTGCAAGATCGTGTTCGTATCTCTGTCTCGCTTCCTCCAGAATCAACTCTCTTGCCTCCTCAACGGTCATACCCGCGAGTTTGTTGAGTTCTTCGTCTATTCGTTTTTCCTTTTCTTCCACTTCTTTCATCTTCTCTTCCAGTTTTGCTTTCATTTCCTCGATCTGGATTTCTCTCTTTTCCAGATTCTCTTCCTTTCTGGTGAGAAGTTCTTCCCTTTTTAGAAGCCTTTCCTCGAGTGATCTGAGTTCTTCTTCCTTTCGTGCTCTTTCTCTTTCGAACTCTTCCCTCAATCTGTGAACTTCTTCTCTACCTTCCACAATGGCCTTTTTCTTTATCTCGTTTGCTTCCTTTTCTGCTTTTTCAAGGATGGACTTTGCGTCTTTTTCTGCCTTTTTGAGTTTTTGATTTATCTGATAGCTTGCGATTAGATATCCCACCAGAAGTCCTCCGACACCTGCGAGTACATACCACAACATCATCGTTCACCTCCATCTATTTGATCGAGAATTTCCTCGATGTGAGAAATCTCGAACCCTCTTTTGTAGAGGTAGTCTTTCATTTCCTGGCGACTTTCAAAACGTGTCTTCAATCTCTTCAGCTCTTCAGGAAAATCTATTTCAGAGAGAGCTCTTTCTATCGCCCTTTCGGATGTTTCTTCGTCTACTCCGAGTGATCTCAGTTTCATCTTCACTATCTTTGGTCCAAAGAGCTTCAAGCGCATCTCGTCCACTGCAAAAAGATAAGCAGCCTTCTCATCGTCGATGTAGCCTTGCTTTTTCAATGTGGCGATCGTGTTTTCAACCTCTTCATCAGAAAAACCCTTGCTTTTCAAACGATTTCTCAGTTCGTTTTCAAACCTGACGCGGTATTTTAAGAGTCTCAAAGCGTACTTAAGAGGATTTGTCTGCTTTCTCTGGTTCCTTCTCCGTTTGCCGTAGTAAGCCATATTTTTCCTTTATTCTCCTTTCGATTTCCTCCGCTATTTGTGGATTTTCCTTGAGGAACTGAACGACGTTGGATCCGCCCTGTCCCAAAGAGACTTCTTCTCCTTTAAGAGTGGTGTAGTAGTACCAGCTGCCCTTCCTGGTTATAACACCTTCGTCCACCCCGATATGGAACAATTCGTACTCCCTGTCGATACCTTTTCCGTAGATGATGTAGGTTTGAGCTGTCTTGAACGGAGGTGCCACTTTGTTCTTCACGATCTTTACGTTCACCACGTTGCCTATGACGTCTTTTCCTTCCTTGAGTGCTTCTCCTCTTCTGACCTCGAGTCTCATGGTTGCATAGAACTTCAGGGCAAGGCCACCGGTTGTAGTTTCAGGGCTTCCAAACATGACGCCTATCTTCATCCTTATCTGGTTTGTGAATATGACAACTGCTTTCGATTTGTTCACACTCCCTGCGATCTTCCTCAGTGCCTGTGACATGAGACGTGCCTGAAGTCCCACCTGCATGTCTCCCATGGCACCTTCTATCTCGGCTCTGGGTACCAGTGCGGCGACGGAATCAACAACGATGAGATCCACAACACCGCTTCTCACGAGTTCGTCCACTATCTCGAGTGCCTGCTCTCCGTGATCAGGCTGGGAGATGAGAAGGCTCTTCAAATCCACACCAAGATTTTTCGCGTACACGGGATCGAGGGCGTGCTCTGCGTCTATGAAAGCGGCCACACCACCCATCTTCTGGGCTTCCGCTATAGCGTGAAGTGCCAGCGTGGTCTTTCCGCTGGACTCCGGTCCGAAGATTTCCACGATCCTTCCCCTTGGGTATCCTCCAACGCCGGTTGCGATGTCGATCGCGATGGAACCCGTCGGAATGACCTCCACAGGCTGGACCTGGGTTTCGTCACCCAGTATCATTATGGAACCCTTGCCGAAGTTTTCTTCTATCCTCTTCAAAGCCTTCTCCAGTACACTCTTTTTCTGCTTTTCCTCAGCCATGTCTGATCAATCCTCCTTCGAAATGACATTCGTAAAGTGCTCTGTAAATAGGACCTGAAGGTGTCAGTGTGGAGGAATAAATCTTAAAACTGTCCACCGCCACCTCAACGGGGGAAAAATCGATGTCTTCAACCAGTTTTTCCCACTTGTCAGGATAGTACTTTACTCTGCCTATGGTGATGTGAGGTATGAACTTCTCTTCAAAGGAAAAACCGTGATGTGAAAGTTCATTTCTCAGCTCCTCGTACAACCTGTTGAGACGGTCTGCGTTTTCCACTCCAAGCCAGAAAACCCGGGGGGCTTTCCCCCTTCTGAAATATCCGAAACCTTTCACCGTGAAGGAAAACGAAGGAAACCCTCTCACACGCCTGCAAAGATGCTCTGCTATCTCAGAAACTTTCTGTTCAGTGACTTCTCCAAGAAAAAAGAGGGTGAGATGCAAGTTTTCTTCAGAAACCCAACTTGCACCGAAACCTCTTCTCATGAGTTTTTCAATAACTTCGGAAGCCTGTTTTTTGACCTCATCGTTCACATCGATGGCAATGAAGGTTCTCATGTGCTATCCCTCCATATTCATAAATCTTGCAAGGTCCATCGTGTACGTGATCCCGGACAGAATTGTTACCGCAAATGATATGATCACGAGTGACTGCAGAATCGGTGGTTCAAGAAATCCCAGTTTGAGAAGAAAAACTCCTATCAGCACCACAAACTGAGATACGGTTTTCATCTTTCCTGTCCATCTGGCTGGAACGACGTTTCCCCTGCTCGCTGCCAGGATCCTGAGACCGTTCACAAAGGTGTCCCTTGCAAAAACAGTCAGAACGTACCAGATCGGAAGAATATCCATCATCGAAACGGCTGTGGATATCACAAGGATCTTGTCTGCCACCTGATCGAAGACCTTTCCGAAGTCCGTAATCTGATTTCTCCTTCTTGCGAAGAAACCATCCAGATAGTCTGTGAACGCAGCAAACAGGAAAACAAAAAAAGCCAGAGCGTACCAGCCTTCCATGTAGAACCAGACAACAGGTATCGTCAGAACTGCCCTCAGAATGGAAAAGAAGTTCGCCAGATTCATCGAGCAATCCCCCACATGTCGTACTCATCGTGTTCTTCTATGGTTACTTCGAGAAAATCTCCCATCTCACCCCTTCCTTTTATGAAAACAACTCCGTCCACCTCGGGAGCTTCTGTAAAGGTGCGCCCTATCAGATAGCCGTTTTCTCTTCCCTCAACGAGTGCCTTCATACTTTTTCCCACGAACCTGTCCAGTCTTTCGTAGGAGATCTCTGCTTGAAGGAGCAGGAGTTCTTCCTGTCTTCTTCGGGCTGTTTCTGGATCGACTTTGTTTTTCAAAGAAGAAGCGACTGTTCCTTCCTCGTCCGAGTAAACAAAAACACCGAGTTTGTCGAATTTTACCTCTTCCACGAATCTCTTCAACTCTTCAAAATCTTCTTCAGTTTCTCCTGGAAAGCCCACTATTACACTGGTTCTGAGAACAGCATCCGGGGCTTTATCTCTTATTCTCAACAACATGTTTTTCAACTCTTTAGAACTTCTGATCCTTCCCATGAGGGTCAGTATCCTGTCGCTTCCATGCTGAACGGGAACGTCGAAGTAGTTCACAACCTTTTCCAGTTTCAGGATGGTGTCTATTATCTCGTCCGTCAGGTGATCGGGATGAAGGTACATGACCCTAATCCAGAAATCACCCTTTAGACTGTTCAGCCGTCTCAAAAGATCAGACAGGGCCTGTTTCCCGTAGAGATCTTCACCGTAAGAGGTCGTATCCTGGGCAACCAGGATTATTTCCTTTTTTCCCTCTGCAAGAAGATCTTCCACCTCGTGAACTATGTCTTCTACGCTTCTACTTTTCAGGTTCCCTTTGAAGGAGGGTATAGAACAGAAAGTACACTTTCTGTCGCAACCGTCGGATATTTTCACGTACGCGTAGGGCTTTTCCTCCAGATTTATCCTCTTTCTGTAACTGTAGACAGTCTCAGGGCGCTGTGGTACCAGATCCTCTCCGTTCTCGAGAAGCGAGACGATTTTTTCCGGTGCGACAACACCTATCCACTGGTCCACCTCTGGGATTTCTTTTTTCAGTTCCCTGTAGTATCGCTGAACGAGACATCCTTTCACAACGAGTCTGTAACCGTAATCCTCTTTTGCCTCGACGAACGAGAGGATCTCATCTATCGATTCCTTCTTGGCATCCTCGATGAAGGCACAGGTGTCTAACACGACAACGTCTGCTTCTTCCACGTTGTGGACTATCTCATGTCCTCTTTCTTTGAGAAGACCTGCCAGAATTTCACAGTCGGCTTCGTTCTTCGGACAGCCAAGTACCTTTATTCCAACTTTCACTTCAGGATTTTCCTCCTCTTCTTCAGATAGATCTCTCTGATCTTTTCCAGATGCTTCTTGTACTCTTCTTCTCTGTAGTTCGGATAGGTGAACTCCATGTCTTTGAACTTTCCTCTCACGTAAGCAAGCGTCACTTCGGCGTAGATTCCCTTTCCTATGTAGATGCGGTTCCCCCAGTGCTTTGTTGACGCAAGAACGAACTGTGTATGGTGGATGTATCCTGGGTCGATGTTCACTTTTCTTTTTCCCTCTATGGAAAACATCTTCTCTATGGAGTTCGTCTCCAGTTTTATGTCTGCAAGTTGATAGGGGTGTATGAGTCTTTCAAAACTCACCAGTTTTCCCTTCAGGCCCTGTCCCATCTCTTCTGAATAGTAAAGTGTGTATTTTTCAAAATCGAGGTTGTCGGAAACATAATCCATTGGTCCAAATCTTTCCTCGAGAACAGGCTTTAACTCGTTGAACCAGTAATCTATGTGAGATGCGAATATGAACATGACCAGATTCACCAGATCCGGTACCTTCACCTCTCCCACTGGACCCTCACCTCGAACTCTTTGAGTTTTATCTTCCACTCTTCAGATGCAGTTCTCAAGATGACCTCGCCCTGAGTCTCCACCGTGTACTTTCCCTCCGAAAGTGGGATTGTTCCTTTCACCGTTTTGCCGTTTAGAATCACTTCATCTGAAGTGATCAGGTACGCTGGTGGTGTTCTCTGCAGTCTGAGATTTTCAAAGATCGCAAAAGCAAGAAGCATCACTCCTATCACCAGAAATGGAATCAGAACAAGGTTGTGACTTCTGCTTTTTTCCTCCTCTTTCTTTCTCTTCTCTTTCTTTTCTTGCGGTGCTACGTCACCTTTTCCCTCCTCGTACATTTTGAGCATCTCTTCTGGAGGGAGTTCTAAAAATTCTGCGTATCGTTTTATGTAGCTTTTGACATAGATTTCTGCGTCGAGATTTTGAAGATCTCCCTCTTCAATGCGTTTCAGTTTAGAGGGATTTATGTTTGTAAACAAAGACGCATCAAGGAGCGTGATGCCTTTTTCTTCACGCTTTTTCCTGAAAATTTCCCCCATCTCTTTCCATTTTTCGCTCAAAACAATCTCCCTCCAGACATCCGTCTGGTTCAAGGCTGAATCTATTTTATCACAGTCCGGAAAAAACTTCTCAGAAGAGACCCTTCTTCAAGCGCTGGGTGTAGATGTGTGCCATTCTGGTGGGCTCTGGAAGTCTTCTTCCAGGTAAGGTGAACGACTTGACCAGCCTGATGGAACTTTCCACATCTATAAGATGGCCGGGGGAGACAAAGATGGGGGCACTTCCTTCCCTGGTCCTCATCACACAGCCTATTATCTCTTCGTTATCGTAGAGATAACTCCAGGAACATCTTCTGTTCTCCGGTTCTCTGTAGGTTCCATAGAGCCTCGACTTTGCTACACCGATCGTTGGTATCTCTATGAAGAGTCCCATGTGCGACGCGATACCGAGTTTTCTTGGATGTGCGATACCCTGTCCATCGAAGACCACAACGTCTGGCTTCGTCTTCAGTTTTTCCCATGCTTTCAAAAACAGAGGGCCTTCTCTGAAGGCAAGA is a genomic window containing:
- a CDS encoding helix-turn-helix domain-containing protein, producing MSEKWKEMGEIFRKKREEKGITLLDASLFTNINPSKLKRIEEGDLQNLDAEIYVKSYIKRYAEFLELPPEEMLKMYEEGKGDVAPQEKKEKRKKEEEKSRSHNLVLIPFLVIGVMLLAFAIFENLRLQRTPPAYLITSDEVILNGKTVKGTIPLSEGKYTVETQGEVILRTASEEWKIKLKEFEVRVQWER
- a CDS encoding DUF4416 family protein — protein: MGEVKVPDLVNLVMFIFASHIDYWFNELKPVLEERFGPMDYVSDNLDFEKYTLYYSEEMGQGLKGKLVSFERLIHPYQLADIKLETNSIEKMFSIEGKRKVNIDPGYIHHTQFVLASTKHWGNRIYIGKGIYAEVTLAYVRGKFKDMEFTYPNYREEEYKKHLEKIREIYLKKRRKILK
- the rimO gene encoding 30S ribosomal protein S12 methylthiotransferase RimO, coding for MKVGIKVLGCPKNEADCEILAGLLKERGHEIVHNVEEADVVVLDTCAFIEDAKKESIDEILSFVEAKEDYGYRLVVKGCLVQRYYRELKKEIPEVDQWIGVVAPEKIVSLLENGEDLVPQRPETVYSYRKRINLEEKPYAYVKISDGCDRKCTFCSIPSFKGNLKSRSVEDIVHEVEDLLAEGKKEIILVAQDTTSYGEDLYGKQALSDLLRRLNSLKGDFWIRVMYLHPDHLTDEIIDTILKLEKVVNYFDVPVQHGSDRILTLMGRIRSSKELKNMLLRIRDKAPDAVLRTSVIVGFPGETEEDFEELKRFVEEVKFDKLGVFVYSDEEGTVASSLKNKVDPETARRRQEELLLLQAEISYERLDRFVGKSMKALVEGRENGYLIGRTFTEAPEVDGVVFIKGRGEMGDFLEVTIEEHDEYDMWGIAR
- the nfi gene encoding endonuclease V → MTYKKLHEWDLSPEEAMKIQNVLREKILFKPFEGEPKYVAGVDLSFPKREEGLAVIVVMEYPTFKIVELVSERGKVDFPYIPGLLAFREGPLFLKAWEKLKTKPDVVVFDGQGIAHPRKLGIASHMGLFIEIPTIGVAKSRLYGTYREPENRRCSWSYLYDNEEIIGCVMRTREGSAPIFVSPGHLIDVESSIRLVKSFTLPGRRLPEPTRMAHIYTQRLKKGLF